The genomic window gtcctttacaattataaaagctttttacaaaaatctactactctgcttgcatgtcagcagactcggGTGGAtcgtgctgaaatcctatgtattaaataaataaatgataaatgggttgtacttgtatagcgcttttctaccttcagggtactcaaagcgctttgatactacttccacatttatccattcacacacacattcacacactgatggagggagctgccatgcaaggcgccaaccagcacccatcaggagcaagggtgaagtgtcttgcttaggacacaacagacatgacgaggttggttctaggtgggatttgaaccagtgaccctcgggttgcgcacggccactctcccactgcgccacgccgtccctattgaattgtattgaatgaatacagactcctattaaatcggggaaaaaaattgtttttgaatcgagaatcgaatcgaaaaaaatcgatatattatcgagtcgtgaccacaagaatcgatattgaatcgagtcgtgagacacccaaagattcacagccctaatatatgcaacactaaattggccctagtgtgtgaatgtgagtgtgaatgttgtctgtctatctgtgttggccctgcgatgagatagcgacttgtccagggtgtaccccgccttccgcctgattgtagctgagataggcgccagcgccccccgcgaccccaaaagggaataagcggtagaaaatggatggatggatatatatatatatatatatatatatatatatttacactgtacatacatacatacccacacacacattaGGGTCTTTAAAGAGTGCATTATTTTACCAAAATAGGGACTTGTCTGGGATCCAACTAATTATCCACATTTTCATTGTTTTTCACTTTGCTTCACTATACTaacttttcgatttacaaacCATGTTCAAAAACCAATTAcatttgtaaatcaaggttctaATGTACGATGAAAAATATGGGTTATGGGTAAATATATCTAAAAACGATTCAGGTACAGTTGCTCTGGATGAATCCAAACGTTACCGTTTCATcgttttgttgttcattattctcttTTTGTATTAGTGGGAGTGTTGTCACTTTGCGGactcgaacccgcgtttcctcggcagCTGGAGCTGCCAGCACCTCCCCTGGCAGCGCGCTCAGAcatgcccctgctcgcgctgagcgCAGCATTCCCACGCAGCAACGAATAAACGCACCTGGACCTGATGAGAGGGAgtggcataaagaccagcggaactgaggaacctttgccagaacgttgcTCATCTTCCCAggaagcatcacgtctggcattaCCTCCCCTGTGCTTCGCTCGCCTTCTCTGTGCTCTCGCCGTGTCTCCCttgttcatgtcccttgtgtcttcccCGTCATCTGTGATCGTGTCTTGCTTCTTGACATCCATCCGGATCTCtcactgccttcctcgatccttgCCCCCTGCTCGGACACGGACCATACTGCCTCGATTCTACACTCAAACCCTTGCCTGTTTACGGACTGCTTCTTCGCCTTGCCCCCTTGATTCGACGAAGGATAgatccaacactcacagacaacaacccctgGAAACACTTACACTATTAATTCTACACATAGCCTACacccattcacttagagtagcatacacacgccatgtactcatcaaaggtttaaataaaccttgtaaaCTGCAGTTCTGCATTGgctgtcgcctccttcccttctcaTTACACAACAAgcatgtgtaagtgtgtgtgtacttgGCCTACATGCTGTTTACTGTGTCATGTTGCGTCTTCGTATTCATtgttataataatataaattgaTGCTGGTTGTTGCTTGCATTAGTAAAAAGTTATTTCCTGCAATAAACTAGTTAacacgctgtcttgttgacatataACCACATGAAAAGTAGCGTGTCATGTTACATCAAATGCATCTGTAACGGCATAGTAATGTACGTAAAAGTAATTATTGGATAACCCGTTACTAGTAAAAGTAACAGCGTTAGTAACTTACACTGCTTTTGTGAAACATTGTACAAAGtcaattttgtattatttgtaaaCATTGCGTTCAAATTCGGAACTGCACTACTTCAGGGATGTTGAGCTTTAAGAATTCCACTGTCATTGCAGGAACATTAATTACAACAATTGTGAAGTTAGTCAAGTGAACAAACTGCGGTGTACAAATGTCACACTCAAACCCATGCTGCCCCTTGTAGTTACCAAAATAGCtggtttttaaatgttatttgcgTACCTTCACTTGCTCGTTGGATGTCACAGCGCAGAAGACAATCTCTGTGAAGCCCTGAGTGGGAAACATTCTAAAACAGATGCCCCCGATGACGCGGCCATCTTTGATCAGGGCTAAGGTCTTGTGCTTACTGTTAGgggatgataaaaaataaaatcaaacaggTGCAATCTAACGCCATAAGATGCCGGTGACTCACGGGTCAAAGACGAGGCGCGTGATGTATTCCTTGGGCATGCGAGGTAACTGATGTGAGAAGACGTTCTGCAGTCCCACCAGCCACATCAGGATCTTCTTGTTGGACTTTTGGGAGAGAGAGTTCCCGATGACGTGGAACTCGATAATGCCGCGCCGCTCCTCCAGACGCGCCGTCTCGTCGCGGGCAGCATTTGGCGTCAGAAGATTGGTCTATAAAGAACAAATACAATATAGATATACTGGATCATGTCTCAGACTGACTGATGTGAGACCGACTGACCAACCTCAGGGCCCAGCATGGCGGCTGGGTCGGTGATGGTCATCATGACCTCGTTGACCAGCTCCATGGGAATGTCGCCCATCACACGGATACGTTTGGCGTCCTCCAACGTCAGTGCCTCGGGGAGTTTACGCTTCTCTCCTGAACACAAGGGGACACGtcaaaaaattaaaacaagatGCAGGACGATggaatttgattattttttttcttttgtttgaacttgaatgaatgaaatagaaaaattaaaaaaaaatggataaaaaaaaaagatgtggacCTGTGTTGGGCTCTGATCCTGCAAGACCCTCAAGACCGCCCAATGACGAACCGCCGCTCAATCCCTTGGAAAGAGCCGAGGAGCCCGACACAGCAGCCGGACTGATCACTGGAACacccaaaaaaaaacaccaagtCATATTCCTGTATTTTTGTATACATGCACTGGtcatttcattaggtacacaatcTAATGACGAAATGTGGCAATCTTTGCGCACCTTCAAAATTTCAATTCGGACTCTTAGggtaataaatacttttttattcaaaaatgtattaaaaaaaaaaataatacaatattataAATTTTTTATAAATCAATATTGAATCATAGTTAACAAAAATTGTGATTTGGATGTGAACCGATTTTTTTGAGCACCCCTGCTACTCTCCAACAATAAAACACTAATTATAGTTTATATTCACCTGATACAACTTCCGGCTCATTAACTATGCGAGGATGTTTTAGGCTGTTGAAACCGTTTATCTCGAAAAAAGGATAAAAGTTTCTTAAGAGTTCCTCGAGCGGTAATAAAGAAGGGCGAAATAAGTCAAGATTTTACGGAGGAGACAAGAAAAGGGCTCCACACTCGAGTCCAAGAAGGCAGAGTTGAAGAacgcacaagtttgcagtgatcattTGGTTAAAGGtatgtttgatatacttttaacatttagtgtttcccattgaagtattatattgatattatttgtatttcttaaactcATGTTTGCTACAAGTGTTCCGTAAAGCACCAATTCGGCGAGTCTAAATGAAAGAAATCTAATGCGATTAAATCCTAAAGGAGTTAAGCTTTTATCAAAGGCATCAATCATAAATTTagatttcagcacgtacacaatgttgacatctttagTTATATTTTAATACGACAGGGAAAAACAAGCTACTCTTAAACAGCAATATAGGCAACAGACATGGCAGTATAcgcaaagttaaataaaaaaatgcaaccttaccagAGGAAAAACTCTGCATGATTACGAATTGATACCAATTTCTTTGACCcaaccacacacaaagaagttgtggaCCTCCGTGGTTTTCCAAGTTTTCATTAGTTTTGTCGTATAGAATGATATCTGGTGCACAAAATAGCTCAACATGTCTGGAAACTCCACAGACGGATAATCCTTGagatcactcgacaaatcttattttgttaacgtatTCGGATAGATTCAATTGCATGGTTTGgattttttgctcgtatctgcttttagtGGTGAGATCTCAGCCCCTTACAGATAGGTCGCACTCTGCTACACAGTTGGTTTGATGGCCCACCACTTTGTTCACTTTCGTTCAAAAGTCATGTGTCCGAATACAAACTATTCTCAAGTACCGTGTTTTTGGTGATacgtagtggccacaataatttattaagttaagctcatgacgcaATACGTTAAATGATGAGGAAACATTTGTTATTGGATCATTTCTAATATGCTTCggctttggagactttgtatgtgtaagtaatatgcagctATAATCATTAGaatcttgtttatattgacatatGTGTTGTTTTAGACAGAAATATTGTTCCAATATTATTATGAATGTCTAGCTTGTGCGCTAGtatgctcagctgttgtgtagctgctagcttctaGTAGCATATAAcccaccatgtttaccttttaaatgGCACATTTAGATGTTAAAAGCTGGCCAACTTTGTACAAGGAAATACACTGCAGGACAGCTTATATCGGATATCTTAAATCGGACATTTTACTATCAAGCACTTTTCATCTGATGAATATGAGAAAGGCTCAGTATGTTGTGTGAATTTTACACTTCCAGAATAATTAAGTACAGTGTGTCTACCAACACTGAGCATTGTGTTTGAAAAGACAGAATTTTTGAATGTTTTCCCGCTTCTTTTGCCTCACCTGTCTGATGTCCCAGCTGTGCGCCATCAGCAGCGGGCACGGTGAAGTCCGCTTCCCAGATGGGAGAATTTTCCCCGTAGATTTCCTCCTCCAGCATGGACAAAAACCTGATGATGATAAACATTATTACGTGACAACAAGTCGATATGCGACGtttcccatgaattgattaacttggaccccgactttaacaagttgaaaaactttttcgggtgttaccatttagtggtcatttgtacggaatatgtactgtactgtgcaatccacccaataaaagtttcaatcaatcaatcaatcaatcaatcaagattaTTCTTAAGGGCCTTACTTGGGGAAGTGCGTGAGAATGAGCGTGCGCTTCTCTGGCAGCAGCTTGTCCTTCTCCACCCTGAACTTCTCCAGCAGCTGGCGCCGCGTCACCGTGAAGATGGACTTGAGCAGGCTGCGGCCGAACACTTGCGTGGTCTCGTAGCGCGGCAGGCTATCGTTGCTCTGAGGCACGTGGCAGTAGCACAGCCAGCGGGTGTAGTCCACCTTGTACGCCGTGCCGTCGTCCTTCTGCGTGCGCTGGCGGTACTGTGTCGGAGTCTCCAGCTTCCAGTAGTTGAGGCAGAGGAGGAACATCTTGGACAGCTCGAACATGGTCTGCCTTTCCTTGGGGGCCAAGTGGCTGAACTTGTACTGGACAAAATTCAAAACCCCCTTTGGCGAGAAGGACAAAATAAGagaataataattaaatcaataaaaaatagtGATGCCCCTTGGTTGATATTTGTGAATTCAAATTCACCTGCTCAATGTTTGGCTTTTCAAAAGGTGGACTGCCCAGGGACCCCTCTACCACCGGCTGGCTCATCTGCAGGATGCATTTTCTCAGCAGCTACAAATAGAGAATAAATAACATGTTTTACCTTTCAGCaaattcagaatcagaatcagaaatactttaataatccccgagcggaaatgaacattttcagctgacgggtctgccaacttccgtcgccccttacaaaaaaggtgagaaacaggtaaacgctgcaGGGTGAGGAAAACAAAAATTCAatttaagcctgggcccctggagagagggtccagattgaggccaaggaaaaaaaaaactctgagctagggctgggtgatatggtctattattaatatctcaatatttttaggccatgtcacgatacacgatatatatctcgatattttgccttagccttgaattaacacttgatagatataatcacagcagtatgatgtttctatgtgtctacattaaaacattcttcttcatactacattaatatatactcattttaaactttcatgcagatagggaaatcacaactaagtcaatttaccaaaactgtatttattaaacagctattaagcagtggcacaaacattcatgtcatttccaaaacagaaagtgcaagattgtcagagacattttaaaacaagctatgagtgcacttttgtgaatgatgtcaccaagatgacatatcaaaacaacactacattaaagtgcactttttgtacagaacgccactacaatagttaaaaaacaaataaagtgcacttttgtgcatgatatcacacaagatatttcaataactaaaataaaaatgagctgcataataggttcctgcggacgttatctcctttagttgttgactttttttttcatacggtgttgatctggaaatagttgctccggcattttgttggtgtggcactggccaaagatgttgacatgcagagtttcaagcactcctcattctctcgcgggtgattttccaaatgatgctacattagcagtgctactactttttgtagcaacgcttttgccgcatgtcagggacggcgtggcgcagtgggagagtggccgtgcgcaacccgagggtccctggttcaaatcccacctagtaccaacctcgtcacgtccgttgtgtcctgagcaagacacttcacccttgctcctgatgggtgctggttagcgccttgcatggcagctccctccatcagtgtgtgaatgtgtgtgtgaatgggtaaatgtggaagtaatgtcaaagcgctttgagtaccttgaaggtagaaaagcgctatacaagtacaacccatttatttattttatttataaatgttgaacatattaatgcttgaagccaaaccaccaccagaggatggatcccgtgctgtttttcttgggaattaattcttcctccatttgttaccagatttgcaccttctctctctcgtattaccacctgcACCTCCACGTTACCATcagagctaacgttaccatgtcgctacctgtctgctacgcgggagcgtgtgacgttgcacatgtgacgtgtgtaagaaggtgcgcttggtttacgtctctgtgagaagaagagacaataaagagtgggaaacgcatgcagtgtaatgctcgcagctaaaagcaactgcgtgagaatgtatactcgaatatcacgatataattattttctatatcgcacagagacaaacccacgatatatcaagATATCGATATTTCGCCCAGTCCTACTCTTGAGCCATAAAACACAAACGTGTTtatgagggaaacatcaaacaaaacaaaggatatcaaatacattaaaagagcagagcttaTGCAACCAAAcgcttctacacacagccacaaaaataaaacaaatttaaaaaagaaacatactaacataataataataatattttagtcCAGGGATGTCCAGAGTGTGACCCGCAGCAATTTCTTTTTAACGGCCTGCCGCACTTTCTAAAAATACTAATACGTTTTTTTTATGAGAATCAATTtttaaaatcacatttttttgGCCATCTCCATGCATCCAGAAGGAGCTGTTATAACCTGTAAGcggttttgaaaaagtttttcaaatgttttttcccaaataaaacatccatccatccattttctaccccttattccctttggggtagcagggggcgctgctacaatcgggcggaaggcgggtacaccctggacaagtcgccacctcatcgcagggctaacacagatagacagacaacattcacactcacattcacacactagggccaatttagtgttgccaatcaacctatccccaggtgcatgtctttggaggtgggaggaagccggagtccccggagggaacccacgcagtcaaggggagaacatgaaaactccacacagaaagatcccgagcccgggattgaacccaggactactcaggaccttcgtattgtgaggcagatgcactaaccactcttccaccgtgctgccccaaataaaacataataaaacaaaaagtctAAATCAAAGATTTATTCTGAATCGAATTGAACCCCAGGAATCGGATCAAACTTTtaagtgcccaaagattcacacgcACTAGTAATACCGATACTAGGGATGTATATTGGCAAAGTCACGCACGCtgtgtcagtttgaagtgaacGCACTTTACTAACGCGAGTAAAGACCGTGTTTTATTAACTGTCCTAACCATTCCATCATTCCACAGGCCGGTATTAATCCACTGAACAAAGGGAAAAAGTTAGGTAATATAAAAATCCATGAAGTTGTTTTGAAGCAAGATATCACCTGATGTGACTGACAAGTGTCTGGTTGCCCTCTGATGTTACTCCATTGTGCCATGTTTGCATGTCATTAAAAGACAGCTTGCTTAAATGTGTTTCAATTACTTCTGTCTTGACAACAAACTGCATGATCGAGCATTATATTTGAGAAGtctactcttagttccaacagatatgatatgctttTAAATGCATCATGTGCTCAACCATTGTGGCCACTGAGCCAAAACATTTGCCCACCCTTGCTATAGCGCTCACCTTGAACAGGTAGAAGTAGACCTGCTTGGTGTCGGTGTCCTCCTCCTTGTGCACAGACATAAACAGGTTCTCCACGTCCACCACCATTCCCAGCAGCCTGTTGATCTCATCCTCAGACACGTTCTCCAGGTGTGACACGTGATTGGCTGCAAACAGCATAGGAAAACGAGTGCATCAGACACACTTGTGCAAAGTTGCCCTCCCCCGGATTGTCAAAACCTCCCCAAACTTGCCTTACTCTTTTGTGCTGTAACTTTGTTTTGCCTACTATGGTTGTTATGTTATTG from Nerophis ophidion isolate RoL-2023_Sa linkage group LG07, RoL_Noph_v1.0, whole genome shotgun sequence includes these protein-coding regions:
- the kat2a gene encoding histone acetyltransferase KAT2A, whose protein sequence is MSDPAAQAQQPRLHQAQSAGSAPSNVAGSGSGSSDPARPGLSQQQRASQKKAQVRAFPRAKKLEKLGVFSACKASDACKCNGWKNPNPPTAPRMDLQQQAASLSEQCRSCGHSLANHVSHLENVSEDEINRLLGMVVDVENLFMSVHKEEDTDTKQVYFYLFKLLRKCILQMSQPVVEGSLGSPPFEKPNIEQGVLNFVQYKFSHLAPKERQTMFELSKMFLLCLNYWKLETPTQYRQRTQKDDGTAYKVDYTRWLCYCHVPQSNDSLPRYETTQVFGRSLLKSIFTVTRRQLLEKFRVEKDKLLPEKRTLILTHFPKFLSMLEEEIYGENSPIWEADFTVPAADGAQLGHQTVISPAAVSGSSALSKGLSGGSSLGGLEGLAGSEPNTGEKRKLPEALTLEDAKRIRVMGDIPMELVNEVMMTITDPAAMLGPETNLLTPNAARDETARLEERRGIIEFHVIGNSLSQKSNKKILMWLVGLQNVFSHQLPRMPKEYITRLVFDPKHKTLALIKDGRVIGGICFRMFPTQGFTEIVFCAVTSNEQVKGYGTHLMNHLKEYHIKHNILYFLTYADEYAIGYFKKQGFSKDIKVPKSRYLGYIKDYEGATLMECELNPRIPYTELSHIIKRQKEIIKKLIERKQSQIRKVYPGLTCFKEGVRQIPVESIPGIRETGWKPSAKEKVKEVKDPDMLYNMLKNLLAQIKTHPDAWPFMEPVKKSEAPDYYEVIRFPIDLKTMTERLKNRYYVTKKLFIADLQRIITNCREYNPPDSEYCKCANTLEKFFYFKLKDGGLIEK